In Grus americana isolate bGruAme1 chromosome 19, bGruAme1.mat, whole genome shotgun sequence, the following are encoded in one genomic region:
- the NOS2 gene encoding nitric oxide synthase, inducible, with protein sequence MLCPWQFVFKPRAAKNQSSEEKDINNNVEKNRKIHGLENDDAKLYDLSKKQIQVAPIVTSAKAEDVRENPPQNGMKASTQVSRCPRHVKVRNLGNGSSFLDTLHLTAKEVINCRTKACQGALMTPKGLVRGTRDRPVPPAELLPQAIDFLKQYYNSFKEPKIEEHLGRLETVTKEIETTGTYHLTKDELIFAAKQAWRNAPRCIGRIQWSNLQVFDARDCKTAKEMFDHICRHIQYATNNGNIRSAITIFPQRTDGKHDFRVWNSQLVRYAGYQMPDGSIIGDPASVEFTQLCIELGWKPKYGRFDVVPLILQANGQDPEIFEIPPEIVLEVPMEHPKYEWFKELDLKWYALPAVANMLLEVGGLEFTGCPFNGWYMGTEIGVRDFCDVQRYNILQEVGRRMGLETNKLSSLWKDRAVVEINVAVLYSFQKQNVTIMDHHSAAESFMKYMQNEYRVRGGCPADWVWIVPPMSGSITPVFHQEMLNYVLTPFYYYQVDAWKTHVWHDETRRPKKKEIKLSILAKAVFFASSLMRQTMATRSKVTVIYATETGKSETLANKLCSLFSCAFNTKILCMDEYNICDLEKETLLLVVTSTFGNGDSPNNGKTLKNSLLTLKLLRKKIRYAVFGLGSSMYPEFCAFAHAIDQKLAQLGASQLTPIGEGDELNGQEEAFNTWAVSAFKTACDIFNIRGKNSIQLPEIYTSGESWDPKNYRIVHDSQTMDLAKALANIHAKDIIPMKLKFRQNLQSLKSSRVTILVKLSCETNQEVCYLPGEHIGIFPGNQPELVRGLIAHVKDAPPADQTIRLETCADGGYWTSAKKIPACTLSEALTYLLDITTPPSQQLLKKLSQLVTAEGDKQRLEVLCQSTEEYNKWKFYNSPNILEVLEEFPSAEVSTAFLLTQLPFLKPRYYSVSSSCDMTPREIHLTVAVVNYRTRDGQGPLHHGVCSTWLNTIALNETVPCFIHSANGFRLPEEPTKPCILIGPGTGIAPFRSFWQQRLYDLEEKGIKGGDMTLLFGCRQPDMDHIYKEETEEMKRKGVLKEVYTAYSRQPGQAKVYVQDILQSKLETKVCNLLHKEEGHLYVCGDVRMAKDVAETLKGMLAKNMNLSEQEAEEYVFQLKSQKRYHEDIFGAVFPHEVKRGVRALQPTSPRTKQLMF encoded by the exons ATGTTGTGCCCATGGCAGTTTGTATTCAAACCTCGTGCTGCTAAGAACCAGTCCTCTGAAGAGAAGGATATCAATAATAATGTGGAGAAAAATAGGAAGATCCATGG gTTAGAAAATGATGATGCCAAATTATATGATCTGAGCAAGAAGCAGATACAGGTGGCGCCTATCGTAACTTCAGCAAAGGCCGAGGATGTGAGAGAG AACCCTCCCCAAAATGGTATGAAAGCTTCAACCCAAGTATCAAGATGTCCAAGACATGTAAAAGTAAGAAACTTGGGAAATGGCTCCAGCTTTCTCGACACACTACACCTGACAGCAAAGGAG gTTATCAACTGCCGGACCAAAGCCTGCCAAGGGGCCCTCATGACCCCAAAGGGCCTGGTGAGAGGTACTAGAGATAGGCCAGTTCCACCGGCAGAGCTTTTACCTCAGGCAATAGACTTTCTCAAGCAGTACTACAATTCATTTAAAGA GCCAAAAATAGAAGAACACCTGGGCCGACTGGAAACAGTGACCAAGGAGATAGAAACAACAGGAACCTACCATCTGACAAAGGATGAACTGATCTTTGCTGCCAAACAGGCCTGGAGGAATGCACCTAGGTGTATTGGGAGAATCCAGTGGTCCAATCTCCAG GTATTTGATGCACGTGATTgtaaaacagcaaaggaaatgttCGACCATATCTGTCGTCATATTCAGTATGCCACAAACAATGGAAATATAAG ATCAGCCATCACTATCTTCCCCCAAAGGACTGATGGGAAACACGATTTTCGTGTTTGGAACAGCCAGCTCGTCCGATACGCTGGATATCAAATGCCAGATGGGTCTATCATAGGAGACCCTGCCAGTGTGGAGTTCACACAG TTGTGCATTGAGCTTGGGTGGAAGCCGAAATATGGCCGCTTTGATGTAGTTCCACTCATTCTCCAAGCAAATGGCCAAGAcccagaaatatttgaaatccCACCAGAAATTGTCCTCGAAGTGCCAATGGAGCATCCAAA GTATGAATGGTTTAAGGAGTTAGATCTGAAGTGGTATGCGCTGCCTGCTGTTGCCAACATGCTTCTTGAGGTGGGAGGCCTGGAGTTTACTGGGTGTCCTTTCAATGGCTGGTACATGGGGACAGAGATAGGAGTGCGAGACTTCTGTGATGTACAGCGATACAATATCCTACAG GAGGTAGGGAGAAGAATGGgactggaaacaaacaaactttcATCATTGTGGAAAGACCGAGCTGTTGTAGAGATAAATGTGGCTGTGCTCTATAGCTTCCAA AAACAAAATGTGACTATCATGGATCACCACTCAGCTGCCGAGTCCTTCATGAAATACATGCAGAATGAGTACCGTGTGCGAGGCGGCTGCCCGGCCGATTGGGTGTGGATTGTACCTCCTATGTCAGGGAGCATTACTCCCGTGTTCCACCAGGAGATGTTGAACTATGTCCTCACTCCCTTCTATTACTACCAG gtggaTGCATGGAAAACACATGTCTGGCATGATGAGACCCGGAggccaaagaaaaaagaaataaagttgaGCATCTTGGCAAA agctgTATTCTTTGCATCTTCACTCATGCGACAAACAATGGCAACCAGGTCCAAGGTCACTGTAATCTATGCAACAGAGACTGGGAAATCCGAAACACTAGCCAACAAGCTGTGCAGCTTGTTCAGCTGTGCCTTCAACACTAAG ATTCTGTGCATGGATGAGTACAACATTTGTGACCTGGAAAAAGAAACGCTTCTTTTAGTGGTTACTAGCACTTTTGGAAACGGAGATTCTCCAAATAACGGAAAG ACCCTGAAGAACTCCTTGCTCACCTTGaaattgctgagaaaaaaaattag GTATgctgtgtttggtttgggaTCCAGCATGTATCCAGAGTTCTGTGCCTTTGCTCATGCCATTGACCAAAAACTGGCCCAACTGGGGGCTTCTCAGCTCACTCCAATAGGCGAAGGAGATGAACTCAATGGGCAAGAAGAAGCCTTTAACACATGGGCAGTCAGTGCATTCAAG actgCCTGTGACATCTTTAACATCCGTGGGAAAAACAGTATTCAGTTGCCTGAGATATATACCTCTGGTGAAAGCTGGGATCCTAAGAATTACAGGATAGTGCATGACTCTCAAACTATGGACTTGGCGAAAG CACTTGCAAATATTCACGCCAAGGATATCATTCCAATGAAGCTGAAATTCAGACAGAATCTTCAAAGTTTAAAATCCAG TCGTGTCACCATTCTAGTAAAGCTTTCCTGTGAGACTAATCAGGAAGTGTGCTACCTGCCCGGAGAACATATCGGGATTTTCCCAGGCAACCAGCCAGAATTAGTCCGTGGCCTCATTGCACATGTCAAGGATGCCCCTCCAGCTGATCAGACTATCAGACTTGAAACCTGCGCTGATG GTGGCTACTGGACAAGTGCCAAAAAGATTCCAGCCTGCACACTCTCCGAGGCTTTGACATACTTGCTTGATATCACTACTCCGCCCTCCCAACAACTACTAAAAAAGCTCTCACAGCTGGTAACAGCGGAAGGAGACAAACAGAGACTGGAAGTTTTATGTCAG AGCACAGAAGAATACAATAAATGGAAGTTTTACAACAGCCCAAACATCCTGGAGGTCCTGGAGGAGTTTCCCTCTGCTGAGGTCTCAACAGCTTTCTTACTGACTCAGCTGCCATTTCTGAAACCCAGGTACTATTCTGTCAGTTCCTCCTGTGACATGACACCCAGAGAGATTCATCTGACAGTTGCAGTTGTAAACtacaggacaagag ATGGACAAGGGCCTTTGCACCATGGAGTTTGCAGCACATGGCTGAATACAATAGCTCTCAATGAAACGGTCCCATGCTTTATACACAG tgCTAATGGGTTCCGTCTCCCAGAGGAGCCAACCAAGCCATGCATTCTGATCGGCCCAGGAACGGGAATTGCTCCCTTTAGAAGTTTTTGGCAGCAGCGTCTCTATGACCTGGAAGAGAAAG GGATCAAAGGTGGTGACATGACGTTGTTGTTTGGCTGCCGGCAGCCAGACATGGATCACATCtacaaagaagaaactgaggaaATGAAGAGGAAGGGAGTCCTGAAAGAAGTCTATACAGCTTACTCCAGACAACCTGGCCAAGCTAAA GTCTACGTTCAAGACATTCTTCAAAGCAAGTTGGAGACCAAAGTGTGCAACCTCTTGCATAAGGAGGAAGGGCATCTGTATGTCTGTGGAGATGTACGCATGGCCAAGGATGTTGCTGAGACTTTGAAAGGAATGCTTGCAAAAAACATGAACCTCAgtgagcaggaggcagaggagtaTGTCTTCCAGCTAAAG agcCAAAAGCGATACCACGAAGATATATTTGGGGCTGTATTCCCACATGAAGTTAAAAGAGGTGTAAGAGCTTTGCAACCCACCAGTCCAAGAACGAAACAACTTATGTTTTAG